The following proteins are encoded in a genomic region of Hippocampus zosterae strain Florida chromosome 2, ASM2543408v3, whole genome shotgun sequence:
- the flna gene encoding filamin-A isoform X1, protein MSGSHPRLHQSTVPAPNALSTDKDAEMPATEKDLAEDAPWKKIQQNTFTRWCNEHLKCVNKRIGNLQTDLSDGLRLIGLLEVLSQKKMFRKYNQRPTFRQMQLENVSVALEFLDKENIKLVSIDSKAIVDGNLKLILGLIWTLILHYSISMPMWDEEEEADDGRQKTPKQRLLGWIQNKLPELPITNFNRDWQTGRALGALVDSCAPGLCPDWDQWDQTKPVDNAREAMQQADDWLGIPQVITPEEIVDPNVDEHSVMTYLSQFPKAKLKPGAPLRPKLNPKKARAYGPGIEPLGNVVMKKALFTVETISAGMGEVLVYVEDPAGHREEAKVTANNDKNRTYSVFYIPKVTGVHKVTVLFAGQHISKSPFEVEIGMAQGDSSKATAQGPGLEPTGNIANKSTYFDTYTAGAGVGEVEVVIMDPAGKKNTVTCNIEDKGNSSYRCTYKPTQEGLHTIYVTFAGGQISKSPFTVDIGEACNPSLCKAKGRGLQPKGLRVKETADFKVYTKGAGTGELKVTIKGPKGLEEPCKRKDLGDGVYGFEYYPTAPGTYSITITWGGQHIPRSPVEVKVGTEAGQQKVRAWGPGLEGGVIGKSADFVVEAVGDNVGTLGFSVEGPSQAKIECDDKGDGSCDVRYWPTEPGEYAVHVLCNSEDIQHSPFMAEIVNPPGKDFYPDKVKAYGPGLQSSGLAVGKPTEFTVDAKQGGKAPLKIIAQDGEGTPLDVNVKDNGNGTYTCTYTPRKPLKHTVMVSWGGVNIPDSPFRMNVGAGCHPNKVKVSGPGVAKTGLKAFEPTYFTVDCTEAGQGDISIGIKCAPGIVGHAEADIDFDIIRNDNDTFTVKYTPPGAGSYTIMVLFADQAIPMTPIRIKVDPAHDASKVKADGPGLSRSGVELNKPTHFTVTTKGAGKANLDCSFVGPIKGEAVKDFEIINNHDNTQTVKYTPVQQGPLGLAVTYGGDHIPKSPFNVAVAPSLDLSKINVTGLGDKMSVGKDQEVVVKSKGAGGQGKVAAKVTAPSGKPVASKVEPGLSPETSQVKFIPREAGPYQVELTYDGVQIPGSPFTPIAYPATDPSKVRCSGPGLERAKVGETGEFIVDCTNAGPAELTIEIISDGGTEAEVHIQDNGDGTYTITYIPLYPGSYTLTIRYGGQDVPNFPARLTVEPAIDASGVRVFGPGVEGKGIFREATTDFTVDARALTLSGGDHIKTVISNPSGSHTDSLITDLGDGIYNVEYTPYEEGPHNVEVCYDGTPVPKSPFRVAVTEGCDPARVRVHGPGLKSGTTNKPNKFTVETRGAGTGGLGLAMEGPSEAKMSCTDNKDGSCSVEYIPYEPGTYNLNVTYGGQPITGSPFSVPVIDTVDGSKVKCQGPGLGGNVRANIPQAFTVDATKAGVAPLQVRVQGPKGVVEPAEIVDNGDQTHTVNYVPTREGPYSINVLYADEEIPRSPYKVKVLPTHDASKVRASGPGLNTTGVPASLPVEFTIDAKDAGEGLLAVQITDPEGKPKKANIRDNHDGTYLVSYVPDMTGRYTILIKYGGDEIPYSPYRIRALPTGDASKCTVTVSIGGHGLGAGVGPTIQIGEQTVITVDAKAAGKGKVTCTVCTPEGAELDVDVVENEDGTFDIFYTAPQPGEYVICVRFGGEHIPNSPFQVTALEGAPSDQLMQQCQMPQYYAQQPWATDRPLGMNGLDVTGLRPFDLVIPFTIQKGEITGEVRMPSGKVAKPDITDNKDGTVTVKYAPIEAGLHEMDIKYDGIHIPGSPLQFYVDYMNSGNVSAYGPGLIHGTVNKPAVFTVNTKDAGEGGLSLAIEGPSKADISCLDNQDGTCTVSYLPVLPGDYSILVKYNDKHIPGSPFSAKITGDDSMRMSHLKVGSAADIPLDIGDFDLSQLTASLTTPSCREEPCLLKMLRNGHVGISFVPKEIGEHLVNIKKNGCHIPSSPIPVMINQSEIGDASRVHVSGLGLSEARTFEPAEFIIDTRDAGYGGLSLSIEGPSKVDINTEDQEDGTCKVTYCPTEPGNYIINIKFADQHVPGSAFTVKVTGEGRMKESITRKKRAASVANVGSQCDLSLKIPEISIADMAAQVTSPSGQVHKAEIMEGENNTYCIRFVPTETGVHTVCVKYNGMHVPGSPFQFTVGPLGEGGAHKVRAGGPGLERAEAGVPAEFSIWTREAGAGGLSIAVEGPSKAEIAFEDRKDGSSGVSYIVQEPGDYEVSIRFNDEHIPDSPFIVPVASPSDDARRLTVASLQESGLKVNQPASFAVSLNGAKGVIDAKVHSPSGALEECCVTEIDQDKYAVRFIPRENGLYLIDVKFNGSHIPGSPFKIRVGETGQAGDPGMVSAYGPGLEKGSTGTACEFVVNTSNAGPGALAVTIDGPSKVKMDCVECSEGYKVTYTPMAPGSYLISIKYGGPYHIVGSPFKAKITGSKLVSSHSMHETSSVMVDPVTRAISSTQQGAPIQSDASKVVAKGLGLNKGFVGQKNSFSVDCSKAGRNMLLVGVDGPKVPCEEILVKHLGNRLYNVSYQLKEKGEYILVVKWGDDHIPGSPFHIVV, encoded by the exons ACTCCAAAGCCATCGTTGATGGGAATCTGAAGCTCATCCTTGGACTGATCTGGACCTTGATCCTGCACTACTCCATTTCCATGCCAATgtgggatgaagaggaggaggcagaTGATGGTAGACAGAAGACCCCTAAGCAGAGGTTGTTGGGATGGATTCAGAACAAACTCCCTGAGCTTCCCATCACCAACTTCAACCGGGACTGGCAGACTGGCCGGGCTCTGGGAGCCCTGGTCGATAGCTGTGCTCCAG GTTTGTGTCCTGACTGGGATCAGTGGGATCAGACTAAACCTGTGGACAATGCCCGGGAGGCCATGCAGCAAGCTGATGACTGGCTGGGTATACCTCAG GTCATAACCCCTGAGGAAATTGTCGACCCCAATGTGGACGAGCATTCCGTCATGACTTACCTGTCCCAGTTCCCGAAGGCTAAACTGAAGCCTGGTGCACCACTACGACCCAAACTTAACCCCAAGAAAGCTCGTGCTTATGggccag GAATTGAACCACTTGGTAATGTTGTAATGAAGAAGGCTCTCTTCACTGTGGAGACCATCAGTGCAGGAATGGGAGAAGTACTCGTTTATGTTGAGGACCCCGCAGGACACAGAGAGGAG GCCAAAGTGACAGCCAACAATGATAAGAATCGCACCTACTCGGTCTTCTATATCCCCAAAGTCACAGGGGTTCACAAG GTGACGGTGTTGTTTGCAGGCCAACACATCTCCAAGAGTCCCTTTGAGGTAGAGATTGGCATGGCTCAGGGAGATTCCAGCAAAGCCACAGCCCAGGGACCTGGCTTGGAGCCCACGGGCAACATTGCTAACAAGAGCACCTACTTTGACACCTACACAGCAG GTGCTGGTGTTGGTGAGGTGGAGGTTGTGATCATGGACCCTGCAGGGAAGAAGAACACTGTTACTTGCAATATAGAGGACAAGGGCAACAGCAGCTACCGCTGCACCTACaaacccacacaggagggccTACACACCATCTATGTCACCTTTGCTGGTGGTCAGATCAGCAAGAGTCCCTTCACAGTGGACATCGGGGAAG CGTGCAACCCCAGCCTATGCAAAGCGAAGGGTCGTGGTCTGCAGCCTAAAGGCTTAAGGGTAAAGGAGACCGCAGATTTCAAAGTTTACACGAAAGGAGCTGGCACTGGAGAGCTTAAAGTCACCATCAAGGGGCCCA AGGGCCTTGAAGAACCTTGCAAAAGGAAAGATTTGGGAGACGGTGTGTATGGATTTGAATATTACCCCACTGCACCTGGCACATACAGCATCACTATCACCTGGGGAGGACAGCACATCCCTCGCAG TCCCGTTGAAGTCAAAGTTGGTACTGAGGCAGGCCAGCAGAAGGTGAGGGCCTGGGGTCCAGGCCTCGAGGGCGGTGTGATTGGCAAATCTGCTGACTTCGTAGTGGAGGCTGTCGGAGACAACGTTGGCACTTTGG GTTTCTCTGTGGAAGGTCCATCTCAGGCCAAGATTGAATGTGATGACAAGGGCGATGGTTCTTGTGATGTGCGCTACTGGCCTACTGAGCCCGGCGAGTATGCAGTACATGTGCTCTGCAACAGTGAGGACATTCAGCACTCCCCCTTCATGGCTGAGATTGTCAACCCACCTGGCAAAGACTTCTACCCCGACAAG GTTAAGGCATATGGTCCAGGCCTTCAAAGCAGCGGTTTGGCTGTTGGCAAGCCTACTGAGTTTACGGTAGATGCCAAGCAAGGCGGAAAAGCTCCTCTGAAGATTATTGCTCAG GATGGGGAAGGCACTCCTCTGGATGTGAATGTTAAAGACAATGGCAACGGCACGTACACATGTACTTATACACCCCGCAAACCTTTAAAACACACAGTCATGGTCTCCTGGGGAGGAGTCAACATCCCTGACAGCCCTTTTAGG ATGAATGTTGGGGCGGGATGCCATCCAAACAAGGTGAAGGTGTCAGGACCTGGAGTGGCCAAGACCGGTCTCAAGGCCTTTGAGCCAACATATTTTACAGTTGACTGCACTGAGGCTGGCCAAG GTGACATCAGCATCGGAATTAAGTGCGCTCCTGGCATTGTGGGACATGCCGAAGCTGACATCGACTTTGATATTATTAGGAACGACAACGATACATTCACTGTCAAATACACACCACCTGGGGCTGGCAGCTACACCATCATGGTTCTGTTTGCTGACCAa GCCATTCCAATGACACCTATCAGAATAAAGGTGGATCCTGCCCATGATGCCAGTAAAGTGAAGGCAGATGGCCCGGGACTAAGCCGGAGTG GCGTTGAATTAAACAAGCCCACTCATTTCACCGTGACCACAAAAGGAGCCGGAAAAGCAAACCTGGACTGCAGCTTTGTTGGCCCCATCAAAGGAGAAGCCGTCAAGGACTTTGAAATCATTAACAACCATGACAACACACAGACTGTGAAATACACTCCTGTGCAGCAG GGACCATTGGGGCTTGCTGTGACCTATGGTGGAGATCATATACCCAAGAGCCCCTTTAATGTTGCCGTGGCGCCCTCACTGGACCTCAGCAAGATCAACGTCACGGGACTGGGGGACA aGATGTCTGTTGGCAAAGACCAGGAGGTGGTTGTGAAATCAAAGGGTGCTGGAGGTCAAGGCAAGGTGGCCGCCAAAGTGACGGCACCCTCCGGAAAGCCTGTTGCTAGCAAG GTTGAGCCTGGGCTCAGTCCAGAAACCAGTCAGGTCAAGTTCATCCCAAGGGAAGCAGGGCCATACCAAGTTGAACTGACTTACGATGGAGTCCAGATCCCTGGCTCCCCTTTCACACCCATCGCTTATCCGGCCACAGACCCCTCCAAA GTGCGCTGTTCGGGCCCAGGCTTGGAGCGTGCCAAGGTTGGGGAAACGGGGGAGTTCATTGTGGACTGCACCAATGCCGGCCCAGCTGAACTGACCATAGAGATCATTTCTGACGGCGGTACAGAGGCTGAAGTTCATATCCAGGATAACGGGGATGGCACGTACACAATCACCTACATTCCCCTCTATCCTGGCTCATACACTCTAACCATCCGCTACGGTGGCCAGGATGTGCCCAACTTCCCAGCTCGGCTCACTGTGGAGCCAGCCATTGATGCCAGTGGAGTCCGTGTTTTTGGACCAGGAGTGGAAGGCAAAG gAATTTTCCGGGAAGCCACCACTGATTTCACAGTGGATGCTCGAGCTCTTACTCTTTCTGGAGGTGACCACATCAAAACTGTAATTAGCAACCCATCGGGCAGCCATACTGATAGCCTGATCACCGACCTTGGAGATGGGATTTATAACGTAGAGTACACGCCCTACGAGGAGG GCCCACACAATGTGGAGGTCTGCTATGATGGCACACCAGTGCCAAAAAGCCCATTCCGTGTTGCCGTTACTGAAGGGTGTGATCCGGCCAGAGTACGTGTGCATGGTCCTGGCCTGAAAAGCGGCACGACGAACAAGCCAAACAAGTTCACAGTGGAGACACG AGGagcaggcactggcgggcttgGTTTGGCGATGGAAGGTCCTTCAGAGGCCAAAATGTCCTGCACTGATAACAAGGATGGTAGTTGCAGTGTTGAGTATATCCCCTATGAGCCGGGCACATACAACCTCAACGTAACCTATGGAGGACAGCCCATCACTG GGAGTCCTTTCTCAGTGCCAGTCATTGACACAGTTGACGGTTCAAAGGTGAAATGCCAAGGTCCAGGCCTTGGCGGCAATGTCAGGGCCAATATTCCGCAGGCCTTTACGGTGGATGCTACCAAAGCTGGAGTGGCCCCACTGCAGGTTCGCGTGCAGGGACCCAAAG GTGTGGTGGAGCCTGCCGAAATTGTGGATAATGGTGACCAAACTCACACAGTCAACTATGTTCCCACTAGAGAGGGACCGTATTCCATTAACGTCTTATATGCTGATGAGGAAATCCCACGCAG CCCCTATAAGGTCAAGGTCCTTCCAACCCATGATGCCAGTAAAGTGAGAGCTAGTGGGCCCGGTCTGAACACCACGGGGGTGCCTGCTTCTCTCCCTGTGGAGTTTACCATTGATGCCAAAGATGCAGGGGAAGGACTGCTGGCAGTGCAAATCACT GACCCAGAAGGAAAGCCAAAGAAGGCGAACATCCGTGATAACCACGACGGAACATACCTGGTGTCTTATGTTCCGGACATGACTGGCAGATATACAATCTTGATAAAGTACGGAGGAGACGAGATCCCATATTCACCATATCGCATCCGGGCCTTGCCCACAGGAGATGCCAGCAAATGTACCGTCACAG TCTCAATCGGAGGTCACGGTTTAG GTGCCGGTGTTGGCCCAACCATTCAGATTGGGGAACAGACCGTCATCACTGTGGATGCTAAGGCAGCCGGGAAAGGCAAGGTGACCTGCACAGTGTGCACGCCCGAGGGTGCTGAGCTGGACGTAGACGTAGTGGAAAACGAGGACGGCACATTCGACATCTTTTACACGGCACCACAGCCTGGCGAGTATGTCATCTGTGTCCGTTTTGGAGGAGAGCACATTCCCAACAGTCCATTCCAAGTCACG GCGCTGGAGGGAGCTCCATCAGACCAGCTCATGCAGCAGTGCCAAATGCCCCAGTACTACGCTCAACAGCCCTGG GCAACAGACAGACCCTTGGGAATGAATGGTCTAGATGTGACAGGGCTCAGGCCATTTGACTTGGTCATCCCATTCACCATTCAAAAAGGAGAGATCACAG GTGAAGTCCGAATGCCATCGGGCAAGGTTGCCAAGCCTGACATCACGGACAATAAGGACGGCACTGTTACTGTCAAATATGCGCCAATCGAAGCTGGGCTGCATGAGATGGACATAAAATATGATGGCATTCACATCCCTG GAAGTCCTCTACAATTTTATGTGGACTACATGAACAGCGGTAATGTCAGTGCTTATGGTCCTGGCCTCATCCATGGGACGGTCAACAAGCCTGCTGTTTTCACAGTCAATACTAAAGATGCTGGCGAGG gtGGTCTGTCCCTGGCCATTGAGGGCCCATCAAAAGCAGACATCAGCTGCTTGGACAACCAGGACGGGACGTGCACCGTGTCCTATTTGCCTGTTCTGCCAGGAGACTACAGCATCTTGGTCAAATACAATGACAAGCACATTCCTGGCAGCCCCTTTTCAGCAAAGATTACTG GGGACGACTCGATGAGGATGTCTCACCTGAAGGTGGGATCAGCTGCTGATATTCCTCTGGACATTGGAGACTTTGACCTGAGCCAACTGACAGCCTCGCTCACCACACCGTCATGTCGTGAGGAACCCTGCCTCCTAAAGATGCTGCGTAACGGCCATGTTG GCATCTCATTTGTTCCAAAGGAGATTGGAGAACATCTGGTCAACATCAAGAAAAATGGTTGCCACATTCCCAGCAGCCCCATCCCTGTTATGATTAACCAGTCTGAGATTGGAGATGCCAGCCGCGTTCATGTTAGTGGCTTGGGGTTGAGTGAAGCCAGAACATTTGAGCCTGCTGAATTCATCATTGACACTCGTGATGCAG GTTACGGTGGCCTGAGCTTGTCCATTGAAGGACCCAGCAAAGTTGACATCAACACTGAGGACCAGGAAGATGGTACCTGTAAGGTCACATACTGCCCCACTGAACCTGGGAATTACATCATCAATATCAAGTTTGCTGACCAACATGTTCCAG GTAGTGCGTTCACAGTAAAGGTTACAGGCGAGGGCAGAATGAAGGAAAGCATCACCAGAAAGAAGAGGGCAGCATCAGTGGCCAATGTTGGCAGCCAGTGTGACCTCAGTCTCAAAATCCCAG AGATCAGCATAGCAGACATGGCTGCTCAGGTGACCAGCCCCTCTGGTCAGGTTCACAAGGCAGAAATTATGGAGGGAGAAAACAACACGTACTGCATCCGCTTTGTCCCCACTGAGACGGGCGTACACACTGTGTGCGTGAAATACAATGGGATGCATGTGCCCGGTAGCCCGTTCCAGTTTACTGTTGGCCCCCTTGGAGAGGGAGGGGCACATAAAGTCCGTGCTGGTGGGCCAGGCCTGGAGAGAGCAGAGGCTGGAGTGCCAG ctgAATTTAGTATCTGGACGAGAGAGGCTGGAGCTGGTGGGCTCAGCATTGCTGTGGAGGGCCCGAGCAAGGCCGAAATCGCCTTCGAGGACCGCAAGGATGGCTCTAGTGGTGTGTCTTACATTGTGCAGGAGCCAG gaGACTATGAGGTGTCGATCCGTTTCAATGATGAGCACATCCCTGATAGTCCCTTCATCGTTCCAGTGGCCTCTCCCTCAGATGACGCCCGACGCCTCACTGTTGCCAGCCTTCAG GAGTCTGGCTTGAAGGTGAACCAGCCGGCATCATTTGCAGTCAGCTTGAATGGAGCAAAGGGTGTGATTGATGCAAAGGTTCACAGCCCATCAGGAGCGCTGGAGGAGTGTTGTGTTACTGAGATTGACCAAg ACAAGTATGCAGTCCGCTTCATCCCAAGAGAGAATGGCCTCTATCTAATTGATGTGAAGTTCAACGGAAGTCACATCCCTGGTAGTCCATTTAAGATCCGGGTTGGAGAGACTGGCCAGGCCGGTGACCCTGGGATGGTGTCTGCCTATGGGCCAGGCTTGGAAAAAGGCAGCACAG GAACGGCATGTGAATTTGTGGTCAACACGAGCAATGCAGGTCCCGGGGCTTTGGCTGTAACTATTGATGGTCCCTCAAAAGTGAAGATGGACTGCGTGGAGTGCTCTGAGGGCTACAAGGTCACATACACTCCAATGGCACCTGGCAGTTATCTCATATCCATTAAGTATGGTGGACCTTACCACATTGTGGGAAGCCCCTTCAAGGCAAAGATCACTG GTTCCAAGCTTGTGTCCAGCCACAGTATGCATGAAACTTCCTCTGTTATGGTTGATCCTGTGACTCGTGCCATCAGCTCCACTCAGCAAGGTGCTCCTATCCAGTCAGATGCCAGTAAGGTGGTGGCTAAAGGTCTTGGCCTCAACAAAGGCTTTGTTGGTCAGAAGAACAGCTTCAGTGTGGACTGCAGCAAAGCAG GTCGGAACATGCTGCTGGTTGGGGTGGATGGCCCCAAAGTTCCCTGTGAGGAGATCCTGGTAAAACATCTGGGCAACCGCCTGTATAATGTCAGCTACCAGCTCAAAGAGAAGGGAGAGTACATCCTGGTGGTCAAATGGGGGGATGATCACATTCCAGGCAGCCCCTTCCATATCGTTGTctag